CACGATCTGCCATAATAGGCGCTGACCAGCCAAACGCACGGCACTGCGATAAAACTCATCCAATAGCAACATATGCTGTGATGAGCCACAGTTGTCACCGGTCATCTCTTCTGAACGGTTGGTCTTGAAGCGCTCTTCATCCATGATAAAGAAGTTCGCTTCCACCCCAAGGTTTTGCGCCCAATCGGTTATCAGCAAACACTTGTTGTTCAAGCACTCGCGTTCGTTACGGCTCATTAGTGGTGAGACACACACCCAAATATCCAAGTCACTTGAGGTACTTTGACCGATAGACGAAGTGCTGCCCATTGTATAAAGGGCTAAAATGGCTGGATTAGGATTATCAGAGAGTGGCTGACCAATGGTGAGTTCAGTGTCTTCTACGAATTGCTGTTGCTCAGAATTGAGCTGAAAATCATAGATGCCATGAGGAACTTGAGCGTCGTAATAACCAGGAAAAACAGGATGGTTGTAATGCAAAAGCGTAGGAATAAGATGAAAGACTCGCTGAGCTTGCAAATCCATAAGTGCCAGCGCGCGTTCGATACGCTGCCGGTTCAGATCGTCTAATCTTTGAATTAACTTCTCAGTGTAAGCCTGCAAGGGAGATTCCTTGGTTATTTCCTACTATACGCCTTGCTCAATAATTCGGCTAAAGCGCCAACAAAACGTGATCAATCTATCATTTTATTTTAATTGGTAAAGATTTGTACGATCGATTCTACATTGTTTTGTCTTTAACATCCGTGAATTTCCTAAAGCCTAGTTTGGTATGTAACCGCTTTTTCTAATAATCATCCTATTCACAAACGAGACTTTTATCACAATAAATTGTGATATTCATGCTACCTCAACGCCATTTACCGATTCGATACACAGAACAGTAAATTTTTCAGGCGCTCAGTGGTAGGATTAGTCTATCAATCACCAATTCAAAACAGGCCAATATGACAACGACAGCCCCAATTCGAATCGCTACTCGCCAAAGCCCGCTCGCACTATGGCAAGCGCACTACGTTAAGGACGCACTGCAAGCCGCCCACCCTGGCCTTGAAGTTGAATTGGTCACAATGGTGACAAAAGGCGACATCATTCTAGATACACCACTAGCAAAAGTTGGTGGTAAAGGTCTTTTCGTCAAAGAGCTAGAAGTGGCCATGCTTGAAGGTCGCGCTGACCTTGCGGTGCACTCAATGAAAGATGTACCAGTGGACTTTCCAGAAGGCCTAGGTCTTGTCACTATCTGTGAACGTGAAGACCCGCGTGATGCATTCGTCTCAAATACCTACACCAGCATCGATGAATTGCCACAAGGTGCCGTTGTCGGTACATGCAGCCTACGTCGTCAATGCCAACTGAAAGAATACCGTCCAGATCTTGTGATTAAAGAACTACGCGGCAACGTGGGCACACGTCTAGGTAAGCTGGATGCGGGTGAATATGACGCGATCGTACTTGCAGCGGCTGGCCTAAAACGCCTGAAGCTTGAAGAACGTATCGCAAGCTTTATTGAGCCAGAACAGTCACTACCAGCTGTTGGCCAAGGTGCCGTAGGTATCGAATGTCGCCTCGATGACGAGCGCCTTATTAAACTGCTTGAACCACTAAGCCATGCGGATACAACTGATCGCGTCAAGAGCGAGCGAGCAATGAACTTAACGCTTGAAGGCGGTTGCCAAGTTCCAATCGGCAGCTATTCATTGCTAGATGGCGACGAGCTTTGGTTGCGTGCGCTGGTTGGCGAGCCTGATGGTAGCAAAATCGTGCGTGGTGAAATCCGTGGACCTCGCTCTCAAGCTGAAGAAATGGGTATAAAACTCGCGAATCAGCTACTCGACAATGGTGCCCGTGAAATTCTAACTAAGCTTTACGCAGAGCACGAGTAAACCTTATGGCAGTTTTGGTGACTCGCCCAGGAGAACAAGGCCAAGCATTATGCCAACAACTTGCTCTGAAGGGCATTGAAGCGATTCATCACCCTCTCATCACTATGCAAGCTGGGGAGAACCTCTCCAGCTTAGCTTCTATACTTAAGCGAGCCGATATTATTATTGCGGTTAGCCAACATGCCACAGAATATGCGCATCATGTTTTGACTGATTTGCAAACCCAGTGGCCCCAAAGCGCTATCTACCTTGCCGTCGGTCAAAAATCTGCGCAGTTTTTAAGCAAACGTAGCCAACAGAAAGTAGACTACCCAGAGATAAGTGACAGCGAACATTTACTGCAAATGCCACAATTGGCGCACGTTTCGCAGCAAACCGTTGTCATTCTCAGAGGCAATGGCGGGCGAGAACTGATTTTCAACACTCTTGTAGATAGGGGGGCAAAAGTCGAATACTGTGAAGTGTATAAACGAGAAAACCTCGCATTCCACTCAGAAATTGTGGTGCCTTTCTGGCAAGATAAGCAAATTAAGCAGTTAATTATTACCAGTTCGGGACAACTAAATTTCTTTGTTGAACAGATAACACCGCAATATCGGGATTGGATTTTTAGTTTAGAGCTGTTTGTTCCAAGTGAACGCATAGCGATTGAAGCGCGGCGCGTTGGCTTCCATAACGTCGTCAATACAGGAAGTGCTTCAAACCAAGAATTATTGGCAACTCTCTGGCCAAAATAACAGGACGAAAAAATGACAAGTAAAAACAATAACGATCAGGTTGAATCAGAGAACAAAAACGACTCAACACCCACTACCAGCACCAGTGTTGAATCAACCTCCCCTACCAAAGCAGAGACGAAGCCTGAAACTAAAGCAAAGGAAAATTCGTCGGCAGCTGAGACTCAAAAAACCGAACAGCCTGCTCAACTCGAAGAGAAACAAGGCAAACGCGGCGTTAAACTGGGTGCGATTGCTATCGTACTCTCGATTTTATTTGGTGGTGGTCTGACATTCCACATGCAACAAAAGGATGCGCAATACCAAGCGCAGATCGATGCGCTACGTAACCAGTTAGCCCAAGCAGAATCGTCGATGAGTAGCAAAGTAACAGCAGCGGAACAAGCCACTCTTGCTAAAGCCAATGAGATGGCTGTCCACACCGAAACTCTGTTAGCGCAGCAGCATAAGAGCATTGAGAGCCTACAACTGGCAATTGCTGACGTAAAAGGTCGTCGTCCTAATGATTGGCTACTCGCGGAAGCGGATTACCTCGTAAAACTGGCAGGGCGTAAACTGTTCTTAGAACATGATGTTGAAAGCGCAACGCAACTCATGGAAAGCGCCGATCAACGTATCGCTGCACTCAATGATCCAAGCCTGGTACCACTACGCAAATCAATGGCGAAAGACATTACTCAACTTAAATCGGTACCACTGATCGACCGTGATGGCTTAGTGCTGCGTTTAACGGCTCTACAACAGCAAGTGGATAGTTTGCCACTTGCTAATGCCATTTTGCCTGAAGCTCAAGCTGAAGAGCCGCAACAAGTGTCGCAAAACATCGATGACTGGCAACAAAACCTAAAAACCTCATTAAAAGACTTCTCGGAAAACTTCATTACTTTCCGTACTCGTGACGGCAATATCATTCCATTGTTATCACCTGAGCAAACTTTCTATCTTAAAGAAAATATGAAAGCGAAACTCGAAACAGCAATCAAAGCGGTGTATGTCGAGCAAGAGGCGCTTTACGATGCAGCGCTCACAACCGCACAAGAGTGGTCTTTCTCATTCTTTGATCAACAGAGCAACGCAGTTAAAGAATTCAATAAATCACTTAATCAACTCAGTGAACAAAATGTGCAAGTTGAATATCCGGTTAAACTGGAAACGCAACAGATTCTCTCTGACGTTATTCGTGATCGCTTACGCCGCGAAGTAACGACCATTGGTTCGGAGGAAAAATAATGTTTCGACTGATTTTCCTTTTTGTTGTTTTAGGTGCCGGCCTTTACGTTGGTAGCGAATACTCCGGGCAACAAGGCTACGTGCTGATTTCAATTGCCAACAAAACCATTGAAATGAGTGTCACAACTTTAGTGATTTTTGTCATTGCAGCACTAGCGGCACTGTTTGCATTAGAGTACCTAGTTAAGAAAGTGTTCTATGCGAGTTCTGCAACATGGAACTACTTTAGTGTGCGTAAAATGCGTCGCTCACGTCGTTACACGAATGAAGGCATCATCAAACTGTTAGAAGGCGACTTCAAAGAAGCAGAGAAAAAAGTGACTCGTTGGGCAAATCATCATGATATGCCGTTATTGTGTTATTTAGTCGCTTCAGAAGCGGCACAAGGCCAAGGCGATGCAAACAAACGAGATCATTATCTGAAGTTGGCTCTTGAGCAAAAAGATGCTCGCCTTGCGGTTGAATTAACCCGTGCTAAGCAGCAATTGCGTGAAGCCCAGTTTGAAGCCGCTTATACCACTCTTTCTGATCTGAAGAGCGATTACCCAAATAACGTTGTGGTATTAAATCTTCTCAAAACCGTCTACGCT
Above is a window of Vibrio taketomensis DNA encoding:
- a CDS encoding uroporphyrinogen-III synthase — translated: MAVLVTRPGEQGQALCQQLALKGIEAIHHPLITMQAGENLSSLASILKRADIIIAVSQHATEYAHHVLTDLQTQWPQSAIYLAVGQKSAQFLSKRSQQKVDYPEISDSEHLLQMPQLAHVSQQTVVILRGNGGRELIFNTLVDRGAKVEYCEVYKRENLAFHSEIVVPFWQDKQIKQLIITSSGQLNFFVEQITPQYRDWIFSLELFVPSERIAIEARRVGFHNVVNTGSASNQELLATLWPK
- the hemC gene encoding hydroxymethylbilane synthase, translated to MTTTAPIRIATRQSPLALWQAHYVKDALQAAHPGLEVELVTMVTKGDIILDTPLAKVGGKGLFVKELEVAMLEGRADLAVHSMKDVPVDFPEGLGLVTICEREDPRDAFVSNTYTSIDELPQGAVVGTCSLRRQCQLKEYRPDLVIKELRGNVGTRLGKLDAGEYDAIVLAAAGLKRLKLEERIASFIEPEQSLPAVGQGAVGIECRLDDERLIKLLEPLSHADTTDRVKSERAMNLTLEGGCQVPIGSYSLLDGDELWLRALVGEPDGSKIVRGEIRGPRSQAEEMGIKLANQLLDNGAREILTKLYAEHE
- a CDS encoding heme biosynthesis protein HemY yields the protein MFRLIFLFVVLGAGLYVGSEYSGQQGYVLISIANKTIEMSVTTLVIFVIAALAALFALEYLVKKVFYASSATWNYFSVRKMRRSRRYTNEGIIKLLEGDFKEAEKKVTRWANHHDMPLLCYLVASEAAQGQGDANKRDHYLKLALEQKDARLAVELTRAKQQLREAQFEAAYTTLSDLKSDYPNNVVVLNLLKTVYAELKLWQQLLELLPKLVKTKLITKEEQNLLEQRAQCGLLTEIAEQKGSEGLIQYWNTLSRKTKTDLHLVECFSRQLISRKADDTAFTIIKETLKKHPNADLYKLLPELNLADSHPAIVFLEDALRKDANNAEAHSALAQFHLRGQKWSEAQQHFEKALAQRSSVSDYAYLADSLEKQNFNKAAHEVSKKALTLVSSK
- a CDS encoding uroporphyrinogen-III C-methyltransferase; this translates as MTSKNNNDQVESENKNDSTPTTSTSVESTSPTKAETKPETKAKENSSAAETQKTEQPAQLEEKQGKRGVKLGAIAIVLSILFGGGLTFHMQQKDAQYQAQIDALRNQLAQAESSMSSKVTAAEQATLAKANEMAVHTETLLAQQHKSIESLQLAIADVKGRRPNDWLLAEADYLVKLAGRKLFLEHDVESATQLMESADQRIAALNDPSLVPLRKSMAKDITQLKSVPLIDRDGLVLRLTALQQQVDSLPLANAILPEAQAEEPQQVSQNIDDWQQNLKTSLKDFSENFITFRTRDGNIIPLLSPEQTFYLKENMKAKLETAIKAVYVEQEALYDAALTTAQEWSFSFFDQQSNAVKEFNKSLNQLSEQNVQVEYPVKLETQQILSDVIRDRLRREVTTIGSEEK